In one window of Pseudomonas benzenivorans DNA:
- a CDS encoding LysR substrate-binding domain-containing protein, protein MNLRQLEAFRAVILGQTVTRAAEMLHISQPAATRLISALEEDIGFPLFERIKGRLQPTPEALVLYEEVQRSLLGVERIARTAREIGSLARGSLRIACAPALGLSFMPRAICAFVKQHEQARISLVVQSSTEVVDQVVGQRCDLGLIAEPHAFPSPRGECLLRSPLVCALPAGHHLQSKAVLVPEDLEDEAFISYPHALGSRQHIDGLFAAHGVNRRLQLEAQLSATLCALVEQGGGIALVDAITALENRSEGIVFRPFEPAIEMDFSLLLPPQSRPSLFQECFMEHLRAFVAQEIPVLHQPLR, encoded by the coding sequence ATGAACTTACGCCAACTGGAAGCCTTCCGAGCAGTCATCCTCGGGCAAACAGTGACACGAGCAGCAGAGATGCTGCACATCTCGCAACCTGCCGCCACACGACTGATCAGTGCATTGGAGGAGGACATCGGCTTTCCACTCTTCGAGCGGATCAAGGGCCGGCTGCAGCCGACGCCGGAGGCACTGGTTCTGTATGAGGAGGTGCAGCGTTCATTGCTGGGCGTGGAACGCATAGCTCGCACGGCGCGCGAAATTGGCAGCCTCGCACGTGGTTCGCTACGCATCGCCTGTGCGCCCGCGCTTGGCCTGTCATTCATGCCACGGGCGATCTGTGCCTTTGTCAAACAGCATGAGCAAGCGAGGATCAGCTTGGTGGTGCAATCCTCGACCGAAGTAGTAGACCAAGTGGTCGGACAGCGCTGTGATCTGGGCCTGATTGCCGAACCTCACGCCTTTCCCAGCCCTCGCGGCGAGTGCCTATTGCGCTCGCCGCTGGTTTGCGCGTTGCCTGCGGGCCATCACCTGCAGAGCAAAGCGGTTCTGGTGCCTGAGGACCTGGAGGACGAGGCCTTTATCTCCTACCCGCATGCGCTGGGCTCGCGGCAGCACATTGACGGTCTCTTCGCCGCGCATGGAGTGAACCGCCGACTGCAACTGGAGGCGCAGCTATCCGCAACCCTCTGCGCCCTTGTCGAGCAGGGGGGCGGTATCGCACTGGTCGATGCCATTACTGCGCTGGAAAACCGGAGCGAAGGCATCGTATTCCGCCCCTTTGAGCCGGCCATCGAAATGGACTTCAGCCTTTTGCTGCCCCCACAAAGCAGGCCCTCGCTCTTCCAGGAATGCTTCATGGAGCACTTGCGCGCCTTTGTTGCACAAGAAATTCCTGTACTCCATCAACCACTTCGATGA
- a CDS encoding NAD(P)/FAD-dependent oxidoreductase, which yields MHKVQTIIVGGGLVGMATAYGLARLGQPVCVIDEGDSAFRASRGNFGLLWVQGKGYGMSPYACWTRQSVAHWPELARLLQSETGIDVQLRQPGGFQLCLSEAELAEEAQRLNWLRDALGGDYPFEILDPAALRVRLPGIGPTVVGACFSPMDGHVNPLKLLRALYSACQLRGVLILSGLQVDGIDTSGEDFVLSAGGQRLRCEKLVLAAGLGNRRLGAALGHDVPLSPSRGQILVTERVEPFLNYPTTYVRQTDEGTVQLGDSAENVGFDDGTSTAVMAEIAERAVRCFPRLENVRLVRAWGALRVMSPDGAPIYQHLPKAPGAHVLCCHSGVTLAAAHALHLASWVTGERNFPEIAAFGLDRFASATEIRHVH from the coding sequence ATGCATAAAGTTCAGACCATTATCGTCGGCGGCGGCCTGGTTGGCATGGCGACCGCCTACGGTCTCGCTCGACTAGGCCAGCCAGTCTGTGTGATTGACGAGGGTGACTCTGCCTTTCGCGCTTCTCGCGGCAACTTTGGCCTGCTCTGGGTGCAGGGCAAGGGTTACGGCATGAGCCCCTACGCGTGCTGGACCCGCCAGTCGGTGGCGCATTGGCCGGAACTGGCCAGGCTGCTGCAAAGCGAAACCGGAATCGATGTCCAGTTGCGCCAGCCCGGTGGCTTCCAACTCTGCCTGTCTGAGGCCGAACTGGCCGAGGAGGCCCAGCGCCTAAATTGGCTGCGTGATGCCCTGGGCGGCGACTACCCCTTCGAGATCCTCGACCCGGCAGCTTTGCGCGTGCGCTTGCCGGGCATTGGGCCGACTGTGGTCGGGGCTTGCTTCTCGCCCATGGATGGCCATGTAAATCCCCTGAAGCTGCTGCGCGCCCTGTACAGCGCATGCCAGTTGCGTGGTGTACTCATCCTGAGCGGACTCCAAGTGGATGGCATTGATACCAGTGGCGAGGATTTTGTGCTCAGTGCCGGCGGCCAGAGATTGCGCTGCGAAAAGCTGGTTCTGGCCGCCGGCCTTGGCAACCGGAGATTGGGCGCCGCCCTCGGCCACGATGTGCCGCTGAGCCCTAGCCGGGGGCAGATTCTGGTTACGGAACGGGTCGAGCCGTTCCTGAACTATCCCACCACCTATGTGCGCCAGACCGATGAGGGAACGGTGCAATTGGGCGATTCGGCAGAAAACGTCGGCTTCGATGACGGCACTAGCACTGCCGTGATGGCCGAAATAGCGGAGCGCGCCGTGCGTTGTTTCCCACGCCTGGAGAACGTCCGCCTCGTTCGTGCCTGGGGCGCACTGCGGGTCATGAGTCCAGATGGTGCCCCCATCTACCAGCACCTGCCGAAGGCTCCCGGGGCTCATGTGCTGTGCTGCCACAGCGGTGTCACGTTGGCAGCCGCTCATGCCCTGCATCTAGCGTCCTGGGTGACCGGCGAACGCAACTTCCCCGAGATTGCGGCATTTGGCCTAGACCGCTTCGCTTCTGCCACCGAGATTCGCCATGTCCACTAA
- a CDS encoding (2Fe-2S)-binding protein, which produces MSTNPLFTRMPIDGPHVLIEFEGKPFQVPTGLTLAAALLASDVGRTRSTPVSGAPRAPYCMMGVCFECLVEVNGVPNCQACLTIVSEGMQVRRQEGTRALSEMPAKECHEDA; this is translated from the coding sequence ATGTCCACTAATCCCCTTTTCACGCGGATGCCCATCGATGGGCCGCACGTACTGATCGAGTTTGAAGGAAAACCCTTTCAGGTTCCGACTGGACTCACCCTGGCAGCTGCTCTGCTTGCCAGCGACGTGGGACGGACACGCAGCACGCCCGTCAGCGGTGCACCCAGGGCCCCCTACTGCATGATGGGTGTTTGCTTCGAGTGCCTAGTCGAAGTGAACGGCGTACCCAACTGTCAGGCCTGTCTGACTATCGTCAGCGAAGGCATGCAGGTGCGCCGCCAAGAGGGCACCCGGGCATTGAGCGAAATGCCTGCGAAGGAGTGTCACGAAGATGCCTGA
- a CDS encoding NAD(P)/FAD-dependent oxidoreductase, protein MPETIDLLILGAGPAGLSAAIEARRHGLSVMVLDEQPGPGGQIYRGILESDSRRLAVLGTDYQAGNDLVATFMGCGAQYIPGASVWQVEQDMHVHYLHEGRSHTVQARRLLVATGAYERPMPIPGWTLPGVMTAGAGQILLKGAALLPSRPVVLAGGGPLLYLLAVQYLRAGIQVAALVDTSRFADTLRAWRHIPRALLGWRDLLKGLSLLATLRRARVPHFRGASALRIEGDQCAEALSFTCGGNRHSLPAKLILLHQGIVPNTQISWSLRLAHEWSEEQLCWRAQCDNWGESSLPGVFLAGDGGAIGGALAAREQGHLAALAIAAQLRQLSAGHRDRLARPHFRALARCLAARPLLDVMYRPRQENRIPQDDVIVCRCEEVTAGQVRAHVRLGCLGPNQTKAFGRCGMGPCQGRLCGLTVTETIAEQRQVPRAGVGYYRIRPPLKPITLAQLAGQPSHNLDPEAP, encoded by the coding sequence ATGCCTGAGACCATCGACCTGTTGATTCTGGGGGCCGGGCCCGCAGGCCTGAGTGCTGCCATCGAGGCTCGTAGGCACGGGTTATCGGTAATGGTCCTCGACGAACAACCAGGGCCTGGAGGACAAATCTATCGGGGCATTCTCGAAAGCGACTCTCGACGTTTGGCCGTGCTCGGTACCGACTATCAAGCGGGGAACGACCTTGTTGCGACATTCATGGGATGCGGCGCCCAGTACATTCCGGGCGCTTCGGTCTGGCAAGTCGAGCAGGATATGCACGTCCACTATCTGCACGAGGGCCGTTCTCATACCGTCCAGGCGAGACGACTGCTAGTCGCCACCGGAGCCTACGAGCGTCCCATGCCGATTCCGGGCTGGACACTCCCGGGCGTCATGACTGCTGGTGCCGGCCAGATCCTGTTGAAAGGTGCGGCTCTCTTGCCCAGCAGGCCTGTGGTGCTGGCTGGCGGCGGGCCGCTGCTCTACCTGCTCGCCGTGCAATACCTGCGGGCTGGCATTCAAGTGGCGGCGCTGGTGGACACCAGCCGTTTTGCCGACACCTTACGCGCTTGGCGCCATATTCCCCGCGCACTTCTTGGCTGGCGTGACCTGCTCAAGGGTTTGTCACTTCTCGCTACCCTGCGCCGCGCCAGAGTTCCCCATTTCCGGGGAGCGAGCGCGTTGCGCATAGAGGGGGACCAATGCGCCGAAGCGCTCAGCTTTACCTGCGGTGGCAACCGCCACAGCCTACCAGCCAAGCTGATTCTGCTTCATCAGGGCATAGTGCCCAACACCCAGATCAGTTGGTCCCTGCGCCTGGCGCACGAGTGGAGTGAAGAGCAGCTTTGTTGGCGCGCCCAGTGCGACAACTGGGGTGAATCAAGCCTGCCTGGTGTCTTTCTCGCAGGCGACGGCGGCGCTATAGGCGGGGCGCTGGCGGCCAGAGAGCAGGGGCATCTCGCAGCCCTCGCCATCGCTGCCCAGCTACGACAACTAAGCGCAGGGCACCGCGACCGTCTGGCACGCCCCCATTTTCGGGCACTGGCCCGCTGCCTCGCCGCACGCCCGCTCTTGGATGTGATGTACCGCCCGCGTCAGGAAAACCGCATCCCCCAGGACGATGTAATCGTTTGCCGCTGCGAGGAGGTAACCGCCGGCCAGGTGCGCGCCCATGTCCGTCTTGGTTGTCTGGGCCCCAATCAGACCAAGGCCTTCGGCCGTTGCGGCATGGGCCCATGCCAAGGCCGGCTCTGCGGCCTGACCGTGACCGAGACCATTGCCGAGCAGCGACAAGTGCCGCGAGCGGGCGTGGGCTATTACCGCATCCGGCCACCGCTCAAGCCAATTACGTTGGCGCAACTAGCCGGTCAACCCAGCCACAACCTCGATCCGGAGGCCCCATGA
- a CDS encoding RidA family protein yields the protein MSSIQRFDSNSRLSRVVVHQGVAWLSGIVAADCSQDTRSQVRQVLARLDDLLASVGSDRSRLLSTQIWLKDMVADFDTVNEEWSTWYEGSPPARATCQVTFDDPDIRLELIVTAAT from the coding sequence ATGAGTTCTATTCAGCGTTTCGACAGCAATTCCAGACTCAGCCGCGTTGTCGTCCACCAAGGAGTCGCGTGGCTTAGCGGAATAGTGGCCGCTGACTGCAGCCAGGACACCCGCAGCCAAGTTCGCCAAGTCCTGGCGCGGCTCGACGATCTTCTCGCCTCGGTAGGTAGTGACCGATCACGCCTGCTCAGCACTCAGATCTGGCTCAAGGACATGGTGGCTGACTTTGACACCGTGAATGAGGAGTGGAGTACCTGGTACGAGGGCTCCCCCCCTGCTCGCGCTACCTGCCAAGTAACTTTCGACGATCCGGACATCCGTCTGGAACTCATCGTGACCGCTGCAACATGA
- a CDS encoding transporter substrate-binding domain-containing protein → MSRKITLIATTLGVLFGLCSAAQAETENLRLGIEAAYPPFAYKTADNHIEGFDYDIGEAICAELKVRCEWTEMEFDGLIPALKVRKIDAAISSVSITPDRLKSVDFTSSYYRLPAKIAVRKDSGIQDIPSDLAGKRIGVQRSTNFDRYATDTFEPKGAQIVRYGNQNEVFLDLLAGRLDATLAGSVAIDTGLLSKPEGKAYKFVGPDYRDANYFGMGAGIAVRKHDPLAERINTALATIRANGKYDEIRKKYFAYDIFGE, encoded by the coding sequence ATGTCTCGCAAAATCACTCTCATCGCAACGACCCTCGGGGTCCTCTTCGGGCTGTGCAGCGCGGCTCAAGCAGAGACCGAAAATCTGCGTTTGGGCATTGAAGCGGCGTACCCGCCCTTCGCCTATAAGACTGCCGACAACCATATCGAAGGTTTCGATTACGACATAGGTGAAGCCATCTGCGCTGAACTGAAAGTCCGTTGTGAATGGACGGAGATGGAGTTCGACGGTCTGATCCCGGCCCTCAAGGTCCGAAAAATTGATGCCGCCATTTCGTCCGTATCCATCACGCCGGATCGCTTGAAGTCGGTCGACTTCACCAGCAGCTACTACCGCCTTCCAGCCAAAATAGCGGTACGCAAGGATAGCGGCATTCAGGACATCCCCAGCGATCTCGCCGGCAAGCGGATTGGCGTTCAGCGATCCACCAATTTTGACCGCTACGCCACCGACACCTTTGAGCCCAAGGGCGCCCAGATTGTCCGCTATGGCAATCAGAACGAAGTATTCCTGGATCTGCTTGCCGGTCGTCTTGACGCAACCTTGGCAGGCTCCGTCGCCATCGACACGGGCTTGCTGAGCAAGCCAGAAGGCAAGGCCTACAAGTTTGTCGGTCCCGACTACCGGGATGCGAATTACTTTGGCATGGGGGCCGGCATCGCAGTGCGCAAGCATGATCCCTTGGCCGAACGGATCAACACCGCCCTGGCAACGATTCGCGCCAATGGCAAGTACGACGAGATTCGCAAGAAGTACTTCGCCTACGACATTTTCGGCGAGTAA
- a CDS encoding ABC transporter permease, with protein sequence MLNGYGSTILEGAWLTLLLAVTSIVLAVMLGLIGAAFRLSPAKCLALMGEIYATVIRGVPDLVLILLIFYGGQQIVNVVAPMVGYKDYIDLDPFWSGVFTLGFIFGAYLSETFRGAFMAIPKGQGEAGLAYGMSGLKVFFRILVPQMIRLAIPGFTNNWLVMTKATALISVVGLQDMMFKAKSAADATREPFTFYLAVAALYLVLTSVSLLALRYMERRYSVGIKAAEL encoded by the coding sequence ATGCTCAACGGCTATGGCTCGACAATACTCGAGGGTGCCTGGCTCACACTGTTATTGGCCGTTACTTCCATAGTCCTTGCAGTAATGCTCGGACTGATTGGTGCGGCCTTCCGGCTTTCCCCCGCCAAGTGTCTGGCCCTGATGGGGGAGATCTACGCCACGGTGATTCGCGGCGTTCCCGACCTGGTGCTGATCCTGCTGATCTTCTATGGCGGCCAGCAGATCGTGAACGTCGTGGCGCCCATGGTCGGCTACAAGGACTACATCGACCTGGATCCGTTCTGGTCCGGCGTTTTCACCCTCGGCTTCATCTTCGGTGCGTACCTCTCGGAAACCTTTCGGGGTGCCTTCATGGCGATTCCGAAAGGGCAGGGAGAGGCTGGTCTGGCCTACGGCATGAGCGGGCTCAAGGTGTTCTTTCGCATCTTGGTACCGCAGATGATCCGCTTGGCGATCCCTGGCTTCACCAACAACTGGCTGGTAATGACTAAGGCCACCGCGCTGATCTCGGTGGTTGGCCTCCAGGACATGATGTTCAAGGCCAAGAGCGCAGCGGATGCGACCCGTGAACCCTTCACCTTCTACCTCGCGGTTGCCGCGCTCTACCTCGTGCTGACCAGCGTTTCCCTGCTGGCGCTGCGCTACATGGAGCGTCGTTACTCGGTAGGCATTAAGGCGGCTGAACTATGA
- a CDS encoding ABC transporter permease yields the protein MIFDYNVIWQSLPLYVGGVLVTLKLLAFSLALGLAGAVPLALMRVSRQPWVNFPAWLYTYVIRGTPMLVQLFLIYYGLAQFEGVRESAMWPYLSNATFCACLAFAINTSAYTAEILAGSIKATPYGEIEAAKAMGMSRVKLYRRILLPSALRRALPQYSNEVIMMLHTTSLASIVTLIDITGAARTVNSQYYLPFEAFITAGAFYLCLTFILVRLFKAAERRYLAYLVPRKA from the coding sequence ATGATTTTCGACTACAACGTGATCTGGCAGAGCCTGCCACTCTACGTCGGTGGCGTGCTGGTGACCCTGAAGCTCCTGGCGTTTTCCCTGGCTCTCGGCCTAGCCGGCGCCGTTCCGCTGGCGCTGATGCGGGTGTCCAGGCAGCCTTGGGTGAACTTCCCGGCCTGGCTCTACACCTACGTGATCCGCGGCACGCCGATGCTGGTGCAGTTGTTCCTGATCTACTACGGCCTGGCCCAGTTCGAGGGGGTACGCGAGAGCGCCATGTGGCCCTACCTGTCCAACGCGACGTTCTGCGCCTGTCTGGCCTTTGCCATCAACACCAGCGCCTATACCGCGGAAATCCTCGCCGGCAGCATCAAGGCCACGCCCTATGGCGAGATCGAGGCAGCCAAGGCCATGGGCATGTCCCGCGTCAAGCTGTATCGCCGCATCCTGCTTCCGTCGGCCCTGCGCCGGGCGCTGCCGCAGTACAGCAACGAAGTCATCATGATGCTGCACACCACCAGCCTGGCGTCCATTGTCACCCTGATCGACATCACCGGCGCCGCGCGCACCGTGAATTCGCAGTACTACCTGCCGTTCGAGGCCTTCATCACCGCCGGCGCGTTCTATCTGTGCCTGACTTTTATTCTAGTGCGCCTGTTCAAGGCCGCCGAGCGTCGCTACCTGGCCTACCTGGTCCCGCGCAAGGCCTGA
- a CDS encoding ABC transporter ATP-binding protein yields MYKLEIDNLHKSYGTHEVLKGVSLTAKAGDVISIIGSSGSGKSTFLRCINMLEQPNGGKILLNGEELKLVGNKDSGLKATDPKQLQRMRSRLAMVFQHFNLWSHMSALENVIEAPVHVLGVPKKEAIEKAEHYLAKVGVAHRKEAYPAHMSGGEQQRVAIARALAVEPEVMLFDEPTSALDPELVGEVLKVMKDLAVEGRTMVVVTHEMGFAREVSNQLIFLHKGLVEESGCPKEVLGNPSSGRLQQFLAGSLK; encoded by the coding sequence ATGTACAAGCTCGAAATCGATAATCTGCATAAAAGCTATGGCACACACGAAGTTCTCAAGGGCGTGTCCCTGACCGCGAAAGCGGGTGACGTCATCAGCATCATCGGCTCCAGCGGCTCGGGCAAGAGTACCTTCTTGCGCTGTATCAACATGCTGGAGCAGCCCAACGGCGGCAAGATCCTGCTCAATGGCGAAGAGCTCAAGCTCGTGGGCAACAAGGACAGCGGCCTGAAGGCGACCGATCCCAAGCAGCTGCAGCGCATGCGTTCCCGTCTGGCCATGGTGTTCCAGCACTTCAACCTGTGGTCGCACATGAGTGCCCTGGAGAACGTGATCGAGGCGCCGGTGCATGTGCTCGGCGTGCCGAAGAAGGAAGCCATCGAGAAGGCCGAGCACTACCTGGCCAAGGTAGGGGTGGCCCATCGCAAGGAAGCCTACCCGGCGCACATGTCTGGCGGTGAGCAGCAGCGTGTGGCCATTGCTCGTGCCCTAGCCGTGGAGCCCGAGGTGATGCTGTTCGACGAACCCACCTCGGCCTTGGACCCAGAGCTGGTTGGGGAGGTGCTGAAAGTGATGAAGGATCTGGCCGTGGAAGGCCGCACCATGGTCGTAGTCACCCACGAAATGGGCTTCGCCCGCGAGGTATCCAACCAGCTGATCTTCCTGCACAAGGGGCTGGTAGAGGAAAGTGGGTGCCCGAAAGAAGTGTTGGGAAATCCGAGCTCCGGGCGCTTGCAGCAGTTTCTTGCCGGTAGCTTGAAGTAA